The genomic region TTGATTTGAGAATCGCTAACTGTTGGGCTGTAAAATTTTAAAATAAATTGGGCTGTTGCTGTATCGACCAAATAAACTGTATTACTAGTACCTCCATTAACAGGTGTATAAACAGCATTATCTAAAAAAGACCAGCGATCGCTAATAATTTCTTGTTCTAATTGAGATAAATTCATTTACAGCGAGTAATAAAGTTAAATTCTCTGAGCAAAGATTTTCCCACTTCTATTTTCCTAAATCCTGCTTAATAAAAAATGCAGCGTTTCTTGCTGCTTCTAAAATAGTCAATAAGCCACTTCCTGGATGAACTGCCCCTCCAATCCAATACAAACTTTTAAGATCTTCAGAGCGAATTGGCGGGCGAAATGGACCAAGTTGATTCCAGCTATGGCTGAGATTGAAAACAGCACCAAGATGAACACGATATTCATTTTGCCAAGTTTCGGAAGTATAACAAGCTTCCTTTTTAATATGATGTTCTATATTTTCAAAACCTAGAAGTGATAAACGTTTAATAGTGAAATCTCGATAGAATTGTTGCTTTTGTTTCCAATCAACACCATGAGCAGTATTAGGAATTGGAACTAATACGTAGAGGGTACTGTGTCCTGTTGGTGCATTACTGGGATCGACAATTGTAGGATTACAAACGTAAAAAGATGGATTTTGTTCATCCAATACCGAATCATCAATCCACGGGCGATCTCGACGGCGAATATGCTCGGAAAGATAGAGCTGGTGATGAGGTAAATTCTCATAGCGACAATCAATCCCCAAATAGAGCATGAATGTTGAACAAGAAAATCGCATTGATTTTAGCTTCTTATCACCATAACGTCCTCTGGATGATTTTGGTAACAAGTGCCTTACACCGTAACCGAAGTCAGCATTAATAATAACTGCATCTGCTTTAATACGCTCTCCATTAGTTAGCTCTACGCCACATGCCTGTCCGTTTTCAACGAGTACCTGACGAACCGAACAATTTAAATGTATTTTCGTTCCCAAATCTTTCGCTCCATTAGCCATTGCTCGCATTAGAGCGCGAAATCCGCCTTCTGGATGCCAAACGCCATCAGCAAATTCAAGAAACGGAATTAAGCTAAAAATACTAGAGCATACGGTCGGATGCATACCCAAGTATTTCGATGGATAGCTTAAAGCATAAACTATACGCTCATCCTTGAAAAACCGCCATAAATGCTGATACAAACTTTCCCATGGTCGAAAAGAAAGTGCGGATACAATTTCTTTTGGACGTAAATAACCTAGAGGCGTCCGAACAGGCGA from Chondrocystis sp. NIES-4102 harbors:
- a CDS encoding zeta-carotene desaturase, whose amino-acid sequence is MQKSVIVVGAGPGGLSTAMRLAHQGYSVQIFEAADKVGGRTRGLKIGSYDFDTGPTILQVPRVYEELFAESGLDFSNYINLKKLEPNVRLRFWDDSQLDLTSDLEAFKVQLRNIRPDLPQAFDRWYLEHIRKNKKGYKPYIGSPVRTPLGYLRPKEIVSALSFRPWESLYQHLWRFFKDERIVYALSYPSKYLGMHPTVCSSIFSLIPFLEFADGVWHPEGGFRALMRAMANGAKDLGTKIHLNCSVRQVLVENGQACGVELTNGERIKADAVIINADFGYGVRHLLPKSSRGRYGDKKLKSMRFSCSTFMLYLGIDCRYENLPHHQLYLSEHIRRRDRPWIDDSVLDEQNPSFYVCNPTIVDPSNAPTGHSTLYVLVPIPNTAHGVDWKQKQQFYRDFTIKRLSLLGFENIEHHIKKEACYTSETWQNEYRVHLGAVFNLSHSWNQLGPFRPPIRSEDLKSLYWIGGAVHPGSGLLTILEAARNAAFFIKQDLGK